In Carya illinoinensis cultivar Pawnee chromosome 6, C.illinoinensisPawnee_v1, whole genome shotgun sequence, a single genomic region encodes these proteins:
- the LOC122313747 gene encoding uncharacterized protein At1g27050-like — MGRNRKRDKPHLSRHVPTSSLAKRLRPMPHHPRQEEEEDVVDKPIAKPAPAPPLVVMGLPMDCSVLDVKSRFEIYGSISRIRIDGDGSAYVMYRAKDSAQDAYAAAQDPSLGISVDSKKVQVIWATDPLAQWRQGVGLGGNKDNGSSSSKLLRAEVPLSRHGRGNKLASAIVSPRSSNDGPSTVSEVPFRGREIVAYDDIL; from the exons ATGGGCCGAAACCGAAAGCGGGACAAACCCCATCTCTCCCGCCATGTCCCGACCTCTTCCCTCGCCAAACGCCTGCGTCCTATGCCTCACCATCCCCgtcaagaagaagaggaagacgTCGTCGACAAGCCCATCGCAAAGCCAGCTCCGGCGCCGCCGCTTGTGGTGATGGGGCTCCCCATGGACTGCTCTGTCCTAGACGTCAAGTCCCGATTCGAAATCTATGGATCCATTTCCCGGATCCGAATCGACGGCGATGGGTCCGCCTACGTCATGTACCGTGCCAAGGACTCCGCCCAAGACGCCTATGCCGCTGCCCAAGACCCTTCTTTGGGCATCTCAGTTGATTCCAAAaaa GTACAGGTGATATGGGCAACTGATCCTCTTGCCCAATGGAGGCAAGGAGTTGGGCTTGGTGGTAACAAGGATAATGGCTCATCCTCATCAAAGCTTTTGCGTGCCGAGGTACCTCTGAGCAGACATGGTAGAGGTAATAAACTTGCTTCAGCTATAGTGAGCCCCAGGAGTAGTAATGATGGTCCTTCCACTGTTTCAGAAGTACCTTTTAGAGGCCGAGAAATCGTTGCCTATGATGATATTCTGTAA